One Eubacteriales bacterium mix99 genomic window carries:
- a CDS encoding undecaprenyl-diphosphate phosphatase, producing the protein MPIIELLKAVLLGIVEGITEWLPISSTGHMILLDEFIQLKTSPAFKEMFLVVIQLGAILAVVLLYFNKLNPFSRRKTSRQKKDTLAIWGKVIVGVLPAAVLGVLFDDWLDEHLYNYITVAVTLILYGILFILVENRNKTRRPTMQSFHNLSYQTAFQIGLFQVLSLIPGTSRSGATILGGILLGTSRPLAAEYSFFLSIPVMFGASALKLVKFGLHFTGMEAALLITGMIVAFVVSIAAIKFLLSYIKNNDFKAFGWYRIVLGILVIGYFLLFR; encoded by the coding sequence ATGCCAATCATTGAGTTGCTGAAAGCAGTACTCCTGGGAATTGTGGAAGGAATTACGGAGTGGCTGCCGATCAGCAGTACCGGACATATGATTTTACTGGACGAATTCATTCAATTAAAGACATCCCCTGCATTTAAGGAGATGTTTCTGGTTGTCATCCAGTTGGGAGCCATATTGGCTGTCGTTTTGCTTTATTTCAACAAGCTGAATCCTTTTTCCCGGAGGAAAACCAGTCGTCAGAAGAAGGATACCCTGGCAATCTGGGGCAAGGTAATCGTCGGTGTTTTACCGGCAGCGGTTCTCGGCGTTCTTTTCGATGACTGGCTGGATGAACACCTGTATAACTACATAACGGTTGCCGTTACCCTGATTCTATACGGTATTTTGTTTATCCTTGTGGAAAACCGGAATAAAACCCGGAGACCAACGATGCAGTCCTTTCACAATTTGTCGTATCAGACTGCTTTTCAAATCGGGCTGTTTCAGGTTCTGTCCCTGATCCCGGGAACATCCCGGTCCGGAGCAACCATTCTCGGCGGAATTCTGCTTGGCACTTCCCGTCCATTGGCAGCGGAATATTCCTTCTTTCTCTCCATTCCCGTTATGTTTGGAGCCAGTGCCCTGAAGCTGGTCAAATTCGGACTCCATTTTACCGGCATGGAAGCTGCCCTTCTGATTACCGGCATGATCGTTGCCTTTGTCGTTTCCATTGCAGCCATTAAGTTTCTGCTGAGTTATATCAAGAACAATGATTTCAAGGCTTTTGGATGGTATCGGATTGTGCTGGGGATTCTGGTGATCGGTTACTTTCTCCTGTTCCGCTGA
- a CDS encoding ATP-grasp domain-containing protein gives MEQMDSEVPLPRRTLTVGIVYNLKKGLKRDTPDAEAEYDRIDTVYAIRSALEEKGHRTVLLEADEALPEKLRHEQMDIAFNIAEGLYGRGREAQVPAMLHFFGIPFTGSDETTLCIALDKALTKRIVSSYKVRTPKSIVLSAKTSLSTGSLHYPVIIKPNAEGSSKGISDVSIVKNKKELQELAGRNIHLYQQDMLAEEYIDGREFTVGILGNGRDARVFPPMEIRYRKPTQENYHVYNYKLKQSFTEYLEYQCPADLTKGQEKEMTGMARKVYDVLGCMDLARVDFRMSPDGRIHFIEVNPLPGLAPGYSDYPMLAEFCGVSYSDLINGILEAALKRQETKRRGEIA, from the coding sequence ATGGAACAAATGGATTCCGAAGTTCCCCTCCCCAGACGTACCCTAACAGTGGGTATCGTGTACAACCTGAAAAAGGGATTGAAGAGGGATACCCCGGATGCTGAAGCGGAATATGACAGAATCGATACGGTATATGCGATCCGGTCCGCTCTGGAAGAAAAGGGTCACAGAACGGTATTGCTGGAGGCAGATGAAGCATTGCCGGAAAAACTGCGTCATGAGCAAATGGATATTGCTTTCAATATTGCCGAAGGCCTGTATGGAAGAGGCCGCGAGGCGCAGGTTCCGGCTATGCTTCATTTTTTTGGAATACCGTTTACCGGATCGGACGAAACGACGTTGTGCATTGCACTGGACAAGGCGCTGACAAAGCGGATCGTATCCTCCTACAAGGTTCGGACACCCAAAAGTATCGTTTTATCCGCCAAAACATCGCTTTCCACCGGTTCCCTTCATTATCCGGTCATCATCAAGCCCAATGCAGAAGGATCCAGCAAAGGAATCTCGGATGTCAGTATCGTAAAAAATAAAAAGGAACTTCAGGAGCTGGCAGGCAGAAATATCCACCTTTACCAACAGGATATGCTGGCTGAAGAGTACATCGATGGACGGGAGTTTACGGTTGGAATCCTTGGAAACGGCCGGGACGCCAGAGTGTTCCCGCCTATGGAGATCCGATACCGGAAACCCACCCAGGAAAACTATCATGTCTATAATTATAAACTGAAACAAAGCTTTACGGAATATCTGGAATACCAATGCCCTGCCGATCTGACAAAAGGCCAGGAAAAGGAAATGACGGGGATGGCAAGGAAAGTCTACGATGTCCTTGGCTGTATGGATCTTGCCCGGGTGGATTTCCGGATGTCGCCCGACGGGAGAATCCATTTCATTGAGGTTAATCCCCTTCCCGGACTGGCTCCCGGTTACAGTGACTACCCAATGCTTGCCGAATTCTGCGGTGTCTCCTATTCTGATCTGATCAACGGAATCCTGGAAGCTGCTCTGAAAAGACAGGAAACCAAGAGACGGGGTGAGATTGCATGA
- a CDS encoding KamA family radical SAM protein, whose product MTSWKDSIPVQSWNNWKWQLAHRITNTEMLSEVLNLSEQEKTDITTCLKQFRMAITPYYASLIHPEDRNDPIRMQSVPSIQETFYCSDDLDDPLNEVESSPVPNIVHRYPDRVLLLATYVCSMYCRHCTRRRVVGEEDGMITESELEMALDYIRSHEEIRDVLISGGDPLTMNTKKLESIIAGLRAIPHVDIIRIGTRVPVVLPMRITEELLAMLKKYQPIWINTHFNHPREITPDAERACTAIVDAGIPLGNQSVLLRGINDNAEVMKDLLLKLVHMRVRPYYLYQCDLSRGISHFRTDVDTGINIMHQLTGYISGFAVPKYVIDAPHGGGKIPINYNYVLRKDDREVLLENYKGERYCYPVPRRSKIQTAPECHPVRASTR is encoded by the coding sequence ATGACCAGTTGGAAGGATTCCATTCCGGTACAATCCTGGAATAATTGGAAATGGCAGCTTGCCCACAGGATTACAAATACTGAAATGCTGTCGGAAGTACTTAACTTGTCCGAACAGGAAAAAACAGATATCACCACATGCCTGAAACAGTTCCGAATGGCGATCACCCCCTACTATGCATCTTTGATACATCCGGAGGACAGAAACGATCCCATCCGTATGCAGAGTGTCCCATCGATTCAGGAAACGTTTTACTGCAGCGATGACCTGGACGATCCCCTGAATGAAGTGGAAAGCAGCCCGGTTCCCAATATTGTTCACCGCTATCCGGACCGCGTGCTGCTCCTGGCAACCTATGTCTGTTCCATGTATTGCCGCCATTGCACCCGCCGCAGAGTTGTCGGGGAGGAAGACGGAATGATCACAGAGAGCGAATTGGAAATGGCTTTGGACTACATCCGGTCTCATGAGGAAATCCGGGATGTCCTGATCTCCGGAGGCGATCCTCTGACAATGAATACAAAAAAGCTGGAATCCATTATTGCCGGACTTCGTGCGATCCCTCATGTGGATATTATCCGCATCGGCACGCGGGTTCCTGTGGTTCTGCCCATGCGGATCACCGAAGAACTCCTTGCCATGCTGAAAAAATATCAGCCGATCTGGATCAACACGCATTTCAATCATCCCCGGGAAATCACCCCGGATGCGGAACGGGCGTGCACTGCCATAGTAGATGCCGGCATCCCCCTTGGTAACCAGAGTGTACTGCTGCGGGGAATCAATGACAACGCGGAGGTAATGAAGGATCTCCTGCTGAAACTGGTCCATATGCGGGTGCGCCCCTATTATCTGTATCAGTGTGACCTGTCCAGGGGTATCTCCCACTTCCGGACCGATGTGGATACCGGAATCAACATCATGCATCAGCTCACCGGCTATATTTCCGGCTTTGCCGTACCGAAATATGTAATTGATGCCCCCCACGGCGGCGGAAAAATTCCCATCAATTATAACTATGTTCTCCGCAAGGATGACCGCGAGGTCCTGCTTGAGAACTACAAAGGCGAAAGATACTGCTATCCGGTTCCCCGGAGGTCAAAAATACAAACGGCTCCCGAATGCCACCCTGTCAGGGCTTCCACAAGATAG
- a CDS encoding sugar kinase codes for MELRKDFTYSLVVPTSMGVRITPAGGQPVHCSDTFTMQATSAETNVASISSYLGLPVKVLTTFVKDSPIAAFIKNNLAGRHMSYEGIDVPQGGPWGYRHQFNIADSGFGSRGPRVHNDRAGEVGLTLNSKDFDLDRLFGQEGVQILHLSGLIAALSHETSIFCLDLAKAAKKYGTRISFDLNYRASFWKDREKELRDIFMEIAGLSDILVGNEEDFQLCFGMKGPEAGGRNVAAETDSFRAMIGSVRKMFPNASVFATTLRQVISTNYHMWGAIMLEGENWHAAEPRKITVLDRIGGGDAFVGGLLYGILKGWEPEKWLQFGWATGAMATTFLTDYAQPADEEQVWSIWEGNARVKR; via the coding sequence ATGGAGTTACGAAAAGATTTTACCTATTCCCTTGTAGTACCGACGAGTATGGGAGTTCGGATTACCCCTGCCGGGGGACAGCCGGTGCACTGCAGCGACACGTTTACCATGCAGGCGACCAGTGCCGAGACCAATGTGGCCAGCATTTCGTCTTATCTGGGGCTTCCCGTAAAGGTCCTGACGACTTTTGTAAAGGATAGTCCCATTGCTGCGTTCATCAAAAACAATCTTGCAGGCAGACATATGTCCTACGAAGGAATCGATGTTCCGCAGGGCGGGCCATGGGGTTACCGGCATCAGTTCAATATTGCGGACAGCGGCTTTGGATCCCGCGGCCCCAGGGTTCACAACGATCGTGCCGGGGAAGTCGGACTGACGCTGAACAGCAAGGACTTTGACCTGGATCGTCTTTTTGGTCAGGAAGGAGTTCAAATTCTGCATTTGTCCGGTTTGATTGCTGCTCTGTCCCATGAAACCAGTATTTTCTGTCTGGATCTTGCCAAAGCAGCCAAGAAGTATGGCACGCGGATTTCTTTTGATCTCAACTACCGTGCTTCTTTCTGGAAGGACAGGGAAAAGGAGCTGAGGGATATCTTTATGGAGATTGCCGGTCTTTCCGATATTCTGGTAGGCAACGAGGAAGACTTTCAGCTGTGTTTCGGAATGAAAGGACCGGAAGCAGGCGGCAGGAACGTTGCGGCAGAGACAGACAGCTTCAGGGCTATGATTGGCAGCGTCCGGAAGATGTTCCCCAACGCTTCGGTATTTGCCACCACACTGCGTCAGGTGATCAGCACCAACTATCATATGTGGGGTGCCATCATGCTGGAAGGGGAGAACTGGCATGCAGCGGAACCCCGCAAGATTACCGTACTGGACCGGATCGGCGGGGGAGACGCTTTTGTCGGCGGTCTGCTGTATGGAATCCTGAAGGGCTGGGAGCCGGAAAAATGGCTTCAGTTCGGTTGGGCCACCGGTGCCATGGCCACCACCTTCCTGACGGATTATGCACAGCCTGCGGATGAGGAGCAGGTCTGGAGCATTTGGGAAGGAAATGCGAGAGTAAAGAGGTAA
- a CDS encoding ABC transporter ATP-binding protein, giving the protein MIQFENVYKSYKNKSVLQNISLTVRTGEFMVLIGASGCGKTTLLKMINKLNTIDQGDILLDDVSVTKMNDTKMRRKIGYVVQDGGLFPHMTVAENISIILKVLNVPKKKQEARINELLEMVDLDPDYRNLYPSQLSGGQQHRVGVARAFAADPGIILMDEPFSALDPVVRAELQDEIVRLQKKLNKTILFVTHDMDEAILLADRICIIQNGHIAQCDTPENILKHPANSEVADFVGPRRLWSNPEFIEARDIMKTDPCRISGDRTVLQALQVMNHYAVDSLLVTDKHEIAGIVWLSDLQNFKQYTSSLKDFISTDFVSVYEDTTLKKIVNTIDYNISGIIPVINHKKQLVGYLTKSILLSSLSKQYETTSVSNSRSGII; this is encoded by the coding sequence TTGATTCAGTTTGAGAATGTATATAAGTCCTACAAAAATAAGTCCGTATTGCAGAATATCAGCCTGACAGTCCGGACCGGTGAGTTTATGGTATTGATCGGTGCCAGCGGCTGCGGAAAGACAACATTGCTGAAAATGATCAATAAGCTCAATACCATTGATCAGGGAGACATTCTTCTGGACGACGTTTCCGTCACCAAAATGAACGATACAAAAATGCGGCGGAAAATCGGCTATGTGGTACAGGACGGCGGCTTATTTCCCCATATGACGGTCGCCGAGAACATCAGCATTATATTGAAGGTACTGAACGTGCCGAAAAAAAAGCAGGAAGCACGTATTAATGAATTGTTGGAGATGGTGGATCTGGATCCGGATTACCGGAATTTATATCCCAGCCAGTTGTCCGGCGGACAGCAGCACAGGGTTGGAGTCGCACGTGCCTTTGCAGCGGATCCCGGCATTATTCTGATGGATGAGCCTTTTTCCGCACTGGACCCCGTTGTACGTGCGGAGCTGCAGGATGAGATCGTTCGGCTGCAGAAAAAGCTCAACAAAACCATCCTGTTTGTCACGCATGACATGGATGAAGCCATCCTGCTGGCGGACCGCATCTGTATTATTCAGAACGGGCATATTGCCCAATGTGACACCCCGGAAAATATACTGAAGCATCCCGCCAACAGTGAGGTGGCAGATTTTGTCGGTCCCCGCCGGTTGTGGAGCAATCCGGAGTTCATTGAAGCACGGGATATCATGAAAACGGATCCCTGCCGTATTTCAGGGGACCGTACGGTGTTGCAGGCCCTGCAGGTCATGAACCATTATGCCGTGGACAGCCTGCTGGTCACCGATAAACACGAGATTGCAGGAATCGTATGGCTGAGCGACCTTCAGAATTTCAAGCAATATACTTCTTCCCTGAAGGATTTTATCTCCACCGATTTTGTTTCGGTATACGAGGATACTACCCTGAAAAAAATCGTCAACACGATTGACTATAATATCTCGGGCATAATTCCTGTAATCAATCATAAAAAACAGTTGGTGGGATATCTTACCAAAAGCATCCTCTTGTCTTCTCTCAGTAAACAGTATGAAACAACAAGTGTCTCAAATTCAAGGAGTGGAATCATATGA
- a CDS encoding ABC transporter permease/substrate-binding protein: MNAFFSMFLERKEELLNLFIDHLNMTTIAVLISLAIGIPLALIITKNKPLAAIVIGIANLLQSIPSIALLAFMVPFVGIGQKPAIIMVVLYSLLPIIKNTYTGITEIDPEKVEVANGIGLSPMQRLFQVQLPMAAPFIMAGIRISAVTAVGTVTIAAFAGAGGLGWFINLGLNANDPNLVLLGAIPASLLALLVDYILSKMEEVVTPEGLKPSDQIVLQTPKKILTKKIVAFGLCALLLVIPIYSGVSAVVQQENRTIVVGSENFTEAIILGYLYKDLIETDTGIKVEERFNLNGSPLAFAALKRGDIDMFTDYTGIASTILLKLPLETDTKKVYQDVTTQMKSKYNVLVSKPLGFSNEYVISASPKSAETYHLEKLSDLVEQAPQLRFGCTTAFSQREDCLPKMEKQFGIRFKDVLGLEGNIRYQAINSDKVDVTDAYSTDAMTVKVKLVPLKDDLGFFPPYEAINLTRKDLYSRYPEVRPVLKKLEHAITTKEMAEMNYEVDVEGKKANIVAHEFLEKKGLLKKSE, encoded by the coding sequence ATGAATGCTTTTTTTTCAATGTTTCTGGAACGAAAGGAAGAATTGCTGAACCTCTTTATCGACCATCTGAATATGACTACCATAGCCGTTTTGATTTCCCTGGCCATTGGAATTCCCCTTGCACTGATTATTACAAAGAACAAGCCTCTGGCTGCCATTGTCATCGGAATTGCCAATCTTCTTCAATCCATACCCAGCATCGCATTGCTTGCCTTTATGGTCCCCTTTGTGGGAATCGGCCAGAAGCCGGCGATTATTATGGTTGTCCTGTATTCCCTGCTTCCGATCATTAAAAACACCTATACCGGGATTACGGAAATCGATCCCGAAAAAGTGGAGGTGGCAAACGGCATCGGACTTTCTCCCATGCAGCGGTTGTTCCAGGTTCAGCTTCCCATGGCGGCTCCCTTTATTATGGCCGGCATCCGGATTTCTGCCGTTACCGCCGTTGGTACGGTCACCATTGCTGCTTTTGCCGGAGCAGGCGGACTGGGCTGGTTCATCAACCTGGGACTGAATGCCAACGATCCCAATCTGGTGCTGCTGGGTGCGATCCCCGCTTCCCTCCTGGCCCTGCTGGTAGATTACATCCTGTCCAAAATGGAAGAAGTTGTTACGCCGGAAGGATTAAAGCCTTCCGATCAGATTGTTCTGCAGACACCAAAAAAAATTCTGACAAAGAAGATTGTCGCTTTCGGACTATGCGCCCTTTTGCTGGTGATCCCCATTTATTCCGGGGTTTCTGCTGTGGTACAGCAAGAGAATCGTACCATTGTCGTCGGCAGTGAAAATTTTACGGAAGCCATCATTCTCGGATATTTATATAAGGATCTGATTGAAACGGACACGGGTATCAAAGTCGAAGAACGGTTCAATCTGAACGGCTCTCCCCTGGCTTTTGCTGCATTGAAGCGCGGAGACATTGATATGTTTACGGATTATACGGGCATTGCTTCCACGATACTGTTGAAGCTGCCGCTGGAAACGGACACGAAAAAGGTATATCAGGACGTAACAACACAGATGAAAAGCAAATACAATGTCCTGGTCTCGAAGCCGTTGGGATTCAGCAACGAATATGTCATCAGTGCCAGTCCGAAGTCAGCGGAAACCTATCATCTGGAGAAGCTGTCGGATTTGGTCGAACAGGCGCCTCAGCTGCGTTTTGGCTGTACCACTGCCTTTTCCCAACGGGAAGACTGTCTGCCGAAAATGGAAAAACAATTTGGAATCCGTTTCAAGGATGTTCTGGGCCTGGAGGGAAACATCCGTTATCAGGCAATCAATTCTGACAAAGTCGATGTAACCGATGCCTATTCCACCGACGCCATGACGGTAAAGGTAAAACTGGTGCCGCTGAAAGACGATCTTGGTTTCTTCCCGCCTTACGAAGCCATCAATCTGACAAGAAAAGATTTATACAGCAGATATCCGGAAGTTCGTCCGGTCCTTAAGAAATTGGAGCATGCCATCACCACAAAAGAAATGGCAGAGATGAACTACGAAGTGGATGTGGAAGGCAAAAAGGCCAATATTGTCGCTCATGAATTCTTGGAGAAAAAAGGTTTGCTGAAAAAATCAGAATAA
- a CDS encoding ABC transporter ATP-binding protein — translation MLSYFKGYAKESILAPLFKMLEAFFDLLVPFVMASIINIGISNQDTDFILRRCAVLVLLGIVGLISSITAQYFASKAAVGYAAALRHSLFHHIQTLGFSEMDCLGTNTLITRMTSDVNQMQNGLNLFLRLFLRSPFIVFGSLVMAFRINRDAAMIFVVAIPLLAVAVFGIMLVTIPLYKKVQEQLDQVLGITRENLTGVRVIRAFTKEQSEVNRFETANSILTALQKKVGRISGFMNPITYVIINLAILAVLHTGAVHVGIGDLRQGDVIALVSYMGQILIELIKLADLIIQMTKAAACAGRVSSVLHTKPGMEFAVAGKSGHMERKAKDTAHPANAANQKNSAADASDQKSIPTDKERWNNAVRFEQVSLTYPLAAGKSLKDISFCAKSGQTIGIIGGTGSGKSSLVHLIPRFYDATSGDVLLFGRSVRNYSKEELRRLTGIALQKSILFQGTIRSNLLWGKENATEEELWQALHVAQAEEFVREKSKGLDEPVEQGGRNLSGGQKQRLTIARALVKNPKILILDDSTSALDYTTDAALRRALRNLPVEMTTFIVSQRASSVRYADQILVLEDGSLAGIGTHEKLLRSCRVYQEIYESQYKKGGKQECR, via the coding sequence ATGCTGTCATACTTCAAAGGTTATGCAAAGGAAAGCATATTGGCGCCTTTGTTCAAGATGCTGGAGGCTTTCTTTGATTTGCTGGTGCCGTTTGTCATGGCCTCCATCATCAATATCGGCATTTCCAATCAGGATACCGATTTTATTCTGCGGCGATGCGCCGTATTGGTCCTACTGGGAATCGTAGGGCTGATCAGTAGCATTACCGCACAATATTTTGCTTCCAAAGCTGCAGTTGGATATGCCGCTGCCTTACGCCACTCTCTTTTTCATCACATACAGACCCTTGGATTTTCGGAAATGGATTGTCTTGGCACAAATACGCTGATTACCCGCATGACCAGCGACGTCAATCAGATGCAGAACGGTCTCAACCTCTTTCTGCGCCTGTTCCTGCGCAGCCCGTTTATCGTGTTTGGCAGCCTGGTCATGGCATTCCGGATCAACCGGGACGCTGCCATGATATTCGTCGTGGCCATTCCCCTGCTGGCGGTTGCCGTTTTTGGCATCATGCTGGTTACCATACCCCTTTATAAAAAAGTCCAGGAACAGCTGGATCAGGTCCTGGGAATCACACGGGAAAATCTGACGGGAGTCCGGGTCATACGAGCCTTTACCAAAGAGCAAAGTGAAGTTAACCGCTTTGAAACGGCAAATTCCATCCTGACCGCCCTGCAAAAGAAGGTCGGCCGCATTTCCGGATTCATGAATCCCATCACCTATGTGATCATTAACCTGGCGATTCTTGCCGTACTGCACACCGGCGCCGTTCATGTGGGCATCGGCGACCTCAGGCAGGGAGATGTCATCGCCCTGGTCAGTTATATGGGGCAGATTCTCATTGAACTCATAAAACTGGCCGATCTGATTATTCAGATGACAAAAGCAGCTGCCTGTGCAGGAAGGGTTTCTTCTGTGCTGCATACAAAGCCCGGCATGGAATTTGCTGTTGCGGGAAAGTCCGGACATATGGAGCGAAAAGCAAAGGATACTGCCCATCCGGCAAATGCGGCAAATCAAAAAAATAGCGCTGCAGATGCGTCAGATCAGAAAAGTATACCAACGGATAAGGAAAGATGGAATAACGCGGTACGCTTTGAACAGGTATCCCTCACCTATCCTCTGGCAGCCGGAAAAAGTCTGAAGGATATCAGCTTCTGCGCAAAGAGCGGACAAACAATCGGCATCATTGGCGGGACAGGAAGCGGGAAATCCAGTCTGGTGCATCTGATTCCCAGATTTTATGACGCGACATCCGGGGATGTCCTGCTCTTTGGCAGATCCGTAAGAAACTATTCAAAAGAAGAATTGCGCCGGCTGACAGGCATTGCCCTGCAGAAGTCCATACTGTTTCAGGGAACCATCCGATCCAATCTCCTGTGGGGAAAGGAAAATGCAACAGAGGAGGAGCTGTGGCAGGCACTGCATGTGGCACAGGCGGAGGAATTTGTCAGGGAAAAAAGCAAAGGACTGGACGAACCTGTGGAACAGGGCGGGCGCAACTTATCCGGAGGACAAAAGCAGCGTCTCACCATAGCCCGTGCCCTTGTGAAAAATCCGAAAATTCTCATTCTTGACGACAGCACCAGTGCACTGGATTATACGACCGATGCCGCTTTACGCAGGGCCCTTCGCAATCTGCCTGTGGAAATGACCACTTTTATCGTGAGTCAGAGGGCTTCCAGTGTCCGGTATGCCGATCAGATTCTGGTCCTGGAAGATGGTTCCCTGGCGGGCATCGGGACCCATGAGAAGTTGCTGCGGTCCTGCAGGGTTTACCAGGAAATATACGAAAGTCAATACAAAAAAGGCGGGAAGCAGGAATGCCGTTAA
- a CDS encoding ABC transporter ATP-binding protein: MPLRPIKDKRKAGKSRNAEDSENTLSPLKQIRNLLSPYNGFVILSILFAMGSVATQLYIPILTGRTIDFMLGPDHVDFDAIVPILLQIAVTAFVSAVSQWILSICNNHITYCLSRDLRNQVMAKIQSLPLSYLDSHSTGDLLSRMIADIETFSDGILMLFTQLFTGVLTILGIIGFMLSIQVTITLVVILLTPLSLIVAAFIAKHSHRYFQGQSRMRGKQTALINEMVEGQKVVQAFGYEDRSQKSFDNINKKLQKVTLKSVFYSSITNPATRFVNNIVYAGVGLIGALSAIHGGLSIGQLSIFLNYANQYTKPFNEISGVVTELQNALACAARVFEFLDEKDQIPEVRHAAALKSDGHVTAENVSFRYQPDQELIRDFTLDVQPGQRIAIVGPTGSGKTTLINLLMRFYDVDTGRIIVSGKNIQEVTRASLRNSYGMVLQDTWLKTGTIKENIAYGKPDATEEEIVEAAKTAYAHSFIQRLPDRYDTVISEDGASISQGQKQLLCIARVLLCLPPMLILDEATSSIDTRTEMKIQSAFAYMMHDRTSFIVAHRLSTIREADVILVMNHGRIIEQGKHEELLRKNGFYANMYNSQFEGSEN, translated from the coding sequence ATGCCGTTAAGACCCATAAAAGATAAAAGAAAAGCCGGAAAGAGCAGAAATGCAGAGGACAGTGAAAATACCTTGAGTCCATTGAAACAAATCCGCAATTTGCTCTCTCCCTACAATGGATTTGTGATTCTCAGCATCCTTTTTGCGATGGGGAGCGTTGCTACCCAGCTTTATATCCCTATTCTCACTGGCCGGACAATTGATTTCATGCTGGGACCGGATCATGTCGATTTTGATGCGATCGTTCCCATTCTGTTACAGATTGCTGTTACCGCTTTCGTATCCGCCGTCTCCCAATGGATCCTCAGCATTTGCAACAATCATATTACATACTGCCTGTCCCGGGACCTGAGAAACCAGGTGATGGCAAAAATCCAGTCGCTGCCGCTTTCCTATCTGGACTCCCATTCCACCGGGGATTTGCTGAGCCGCATGATTGCAGACATCGAAACATTTTCCGATGGCATCCTGATGTTGTTTACGCAATTGTTCACAGGAGTCCTTACCATCCTGGGGATCATCGGTTTTATGCTGTCCATCCAGGTAACCATTACGCTTGTTGTGATACTTTTAACTCCGCTCAGTCTGATTGTCGCAGCATTCATTGCCAAACACAGCCATCGGTATTTTCAGGGTCAGAGTCGGATGAGGGGAAAGCAGACTGCATTGATCAATGAAATGGTGGAAGGCCAGAAGGTGGTGCAGGCCTTTGGCTATGAAGACAGAAGTCAGAAAAGCTTTGACAACATCAATAAGAAGCTGCAGAAGGTTACTTTGAAGTCCGTATTTTACAGTAGTATCACCAATCCCGCCACCCGTTTTGTCAATAATATCGTTTACGCCGGGGTTGGATTGATTGGCGCGCTGTCTGCAATCCACGGAGGTTTATCCATCGGACAGCTGAGCATCTTCCTGAACTATGCCAATCAGTATACCAAACCATTCAATGAGATATCCGGGGTGGTCACCGAACTGCAAAATGCGCTTGCCTGCGCAGCCCGTGTTTTCGAATTCCTTGATGAAAAAGACCAGATTCCGGAAGTCCGGCATGCAGCAGCGCTGAAAAGTGACGGCCATGTCACGGCAGAAAATGTCTCCTTCCGCTACCAACCCGATCAGGAACTGATCCGGGACTTCACTCTGGACGTACAGCCAGGGCAGCGCATTGCCATTGTCGGTCCGACAGGAAGCGGGAAAACGACCCTGATCAATCTTCTGATGCGTTTTTATGATGTGGATACCGGCCGCATCATCGTTTCCGGAAAGAATATCCAGGAGGTTACGAGAGCTTCCCTGCGAAACAGCTATGGTATGGTTCTGCAGGATACCTGGCTGAAAACCGGAACCATAAAAGAAAATATAGCCTACGGAAAACCGGATGCGACGGAGGAGGAAATTGTGGAGGCAGCCAAAACAGCCTATGCCCACAGCTTCATTCAACGGCTTCCGGACAGATATGATACCGTGATTTCAGAAGATGGTGCCAGCATCAGTCAGGGACAGAAACAATTGCTTTGTATCGCCAGAGTCCTGCTCTGCCTTCCTCCCATGCTGATTCTCGATGAAGCGACAAGCAGCATCGATACACGGACGGAAATGAAAATTCAGTCTGCCTTTGCCTATATGATGCACGATCGGACCAGTTTCATTGTTGCCCACCGACTGTCCACCATCCGGGAAGCGGATGTGATCCTGGTCATGAATCACGGACGCATCATTGAGCAGGGAAAACATGAGGAACTCCTCAGGAAAAACGGCTTTTACGCCAATATGTACAACAGCCAGTTTGAGGGATCCGAAAATTAG